The genomic stretch CGATCGGAAGCGTGATGTGCCACAGATAGTCGAGCACCTTGCCGATCGGACTCAACTGGCTCCAGTTATCGGACACGAGATTTCGCAGCGGGAACAGTTGCAGGAACGTGCCGCCGCCGAACAGCACGAGCAGCAGCACGCCGAGCACGAAGCCCGGAATCGCGTAGCCGACCAGCACGATGAGACTCGTCGCGACGTCAAAGCGCGAGCCGTTGCGTACCGCCTTCGCAATGCCGAGCGGCACCGATATCAGATAGGTGAGGAAGAACGTCCACAACCCGATGCTGATCGACACGGGCAGCTTCGAGACGATCAGCGACCACACGCTTTGATGGCGGAAATAGCTTTGCCCGAGATCGAAGCGGGCGAACTGCTTGAGCATCAGCCAGTAACGCTCGAGCGGCGGCTTGTCGAAACCGTATAGCGCCTTGAGTTGGGCCATCTGCTGTGCATCGACGCCGCTATGCGCACGCAGCCCGAACGGCATGCCGCCCTCGGCCGCATTGCGCCGCAATTCGTGCGCCATCTGCTCGACGGGCCCGCCCGGCACGAACTGGATGACGGCGAACGTCAG from Paraburkholderia phymatum STM815 encodes the following:
- a CDS encoding microcin C ABC transporter permease YejB yields the protein MWSYILKRLLLMIPTLIGVLTLTFAVIQFVPGGPVEQMAHELRRNAAEGGMPFGLRAHSGVDAQQMAQLKALYGFDKPPLERYWLMLKQFARFDLGQSYFRHQSVWSLIVSKLPVSISIGLWTFFLTYLISVPLGIAKAVRNGSRFDVATSLIVLVGYAIPGFVLGVLLLVLFGGGTFLQLFPLRNLVSDNWSQLSPIGKVLDYLWHITLPIVASVVGSFAVVTMLTKNAFLDEIRRQYVLTARAKGLSERRVLWKHVFRNALLPLIVGFPAAFIGAFFTGSLLIETLFSLDGLGLLSYESVVRRDYPVVLGTLYLFTLIGLATKLISDLCYVWVDPRIQFEQLER